The following proteins are co-located in the Myxococcus fulvus genome:
- a CDS encoding VIT domain-containing protein, translating to MTKEQAGLFTREGKQVPLQGVEVTGELLGGHARVRVRQRYLNDEKRPVEAVYTFPLPSDGTLSAFSMTCAGRRIDGVVKEREEAFRTYDDAVTAGHGAALLDEERSNVFTAQVGNLLPGEETVIEVEFLQAVTAEEGSVRWMLPTLVAPRYIPGAPAGDRTGHGAAEPTARVPDADRISPPIGQVQYGLRLDLLVDLGREVVVESPSHAITFTRESSTRGRVSFARGEVALDRDLVLTLRSPDTSAVFVPLVTHRKGDNPGTFALTVVPDLLAMASTPPKQEVIFLVDVSGSMDGDSLPQAQAALRLCLRHLREGDRFNVIAFESSFRSFQPQPVPFTQRMLEDADRWVAALRADGGTELLGPMQAAARTAPDGVLVLLTDGQVGNEEEILRAVLAERKTARVYSFGIGTNVSDALLRDMARQTGGDVEFIHPGERIDDKVVAQFARALAPRVTELQATFEGVEGTELAPAELPTMVDGVPWTLLGRYTAPGSGKLTLRGRSGKEPFALTVSVSFPAESDRPAVEKLWAAERIKGWESTGLIGRRAESMKKRIIELAVAHQIVTRYTSFVVVEERTGDRRASGQPETRVVPVNAPAGWAMFGKDKQEDAAEGGGNVVQRPGARNRGGSAQLPPPPPPMRIPAPAAAAPMPPPSPSPMMPSRSVSAVGEMAKSAGGMLGGIFGGGGLKKSRKKEMERAEMAPMDSYDDSLAEEEVMRESRDMAPIAQEPESGGAEALLGRQLANGLWDGTGTGPEPVRQARGTALALLELLREGITSGHALHGAQVKKAVEALLNLASQLTGAPEVAELALGVAWLVAAGPRTRGRIEQAAKPLSGLAARLGNDVELRQHVDTLATR from the coding sequence ATGACGAAGGAGCAAGCTGGGCTGTTCACGCGCGAAGGCAAGCAGGTGCCGCTGCAGGGCGTCGAAGTCACCGGTGAGTTGCTCGGCGGTCATGCGCGCGTGCGCGTGCGCCAGCGCTACCTCAACGACGAGAAGCGCCCCGTCGAAGCCGTCTACACCTTCCCCCTGCCCTCCGATGGCACCCTGTCCGCCTTCTCCATGACGTGCGCGGGCCGCCGCATCGACGGCGTCGTCAAGGAGCGCGAAGAGGCCTTCCGCACCTACGACGACGCGGTCACCGCCGGCCACGGCGCGGCGCTGCTCGACGAAGAGCGCTCCAATGTCTTCACCGCGCAGGTGGGCAACCTGCTGCCCGGCGAGGAGACCGTCATCGAGGTGGAGTTCCTCCAGGCCGTCACCGCCGAGGAGGGCAGCGTGCGCTGGATGCTGCCCACGCTCGTCGCCCCGCGCTACATCCCTGGCGCGCCCGCCGGGGACCGCACCGGCCACGGCGCCGCCGAGCCCACCGCGCGCGTCCCCGACGCGGACCGCATCAGCCCGCCCATCGGTCAGGTGCAGTACGGCCTGCGCCTGGACCTGCTCGTCGACCTGGGCCGCGAAGTCGTCGTCGAGAGCCCCTCGCACGCCATCACCTTCACCCGCGAGAGCAGCACCCGGGGCCGCGTGAGCTTCGCGCGCGGCGAGGTGGCCCTGGACCGCGACCTGGTCCTCACCCTGCGCAGCCCCGACACCAGCGCCGTCTTCGTGCCGCTCGTCACCCACCGCAAGGGTGACAACCCCGGCACCTTCGCGCTCACCGTGGTGCCGGACCTGCTCGCGATGGCGTCCACGCCGCCCAAGCAGGAGGTCATCTTCCTGGTGGACGTCTCCGGCTCCATGGACGGCGACAGCCTGCCCCAGGCCCAGGCCGCGCTCCGGCTGTGCCTGCGCCACCTGCGCGAGGGCGACCGCTTCAACGTCATCGCCTTCGAGAGCAGCTTCCGCTCCTTCCAGCCGCAGCCCGTGCCCTTCACCCAGCGCATGCTGGAGGACGCGGACCGATGGGTCGCCGCGCTGCGCGCCGACGGCGGCACCGAGCTGCTCGGGCCCATGCAGGCCGCCGCGCGCACCGCGCCGGATGGCGTGCTCGTGCTGCTCACCGACGGCCAGGTGGGCAACGAGGAGGAAATCCTCCGCGCCGTGCTCGCCGAGCGCAAGACGGCGCGCGTGTACTCGTTCGGCATCGGCACCAACGTGAGCGACGCGCTGCTGCGCGACATGGCCCGTCAGACGGGCGGCGACGTGGAGTTCATCCACCCCGGCGAGCGCATCGACGACAAGGTCGTGGCCCAGTTCGCCCGCGCGCTCGCGCCCCGCGTCACCGAGCTGCAGGCGACCTTCGAGGGCGTGGAGGGCACGGAGCTGGCGCCCGCGGAGCTGCCGACGATGGTGGACGGCGTGCCATGGACGCTGCTCGGCCGCTACACCGCGCCGGGCTCGGGCAAGCTGACCTTGCGTGGACGCTCGGGCAAGGAGCCCTTCGCGCTCACCGTGAGCGTGAGCTTCCCCGCCGAGTCGGACCGTCCCGCGGTGGAGAAGTTGTGGGCCGCCGAGCGCATCAAGGGCTGGGAGTCCACGGGCCTCATCGGCCGGCGCGCCGAGTCGATGAAGAAGCGCATCATCGAGCTCGCCGTCGCCCATCAAATCGTCACGCGCTACACGTCCTTCGTCGTCGTCGAGGAGCGCACGGGCGACCGCCGCGCCTCGGGTCAGCCGGAGACGCGCGTCGTCCCGGTCAACGCGCCCGCGGGTTGGGCCATGTTCGGCAAGGACAAGCAGGAAGATGCCGCCGAGGGGGGTGGCAACGTCGTCCAGCGCCCCGGGGCTCGCAACCGTGGAGGCTCGGCGCAACTGCCGCCCCCGCCCCCGCCCATGCGCATCCCCGCGCCCGCCGCCGCGGCGCCCATGCCGCCTCCGTCTCCGTCCCCCATGATGCCCAGCCGCAGCGTCAGCGCCGTCGGCGAGATGGCGAAGAGCGCGGGCGGAATGCTCGGCGGCATCTTCGGCGGAGGCGGACTGAAGAAGTCCCGCAAGAAGGAGATGGAGCGCGCGGAGATGGCGCCCATGGACTCGTACGACGACTCGCTGGCGGAGGAGGAGGTGATGCGCGAGTCGCGCGACATGGCCCCCATCGCCCAGGAGCCCGAGTCGGGCGGCGCGGAGGCGCTGCTGGGTCGCCAGCTCGCCAACGGCCTGTGGGACGGGACGGGCACGGGTCCCGAGCCCGTGCGCCAGGCCCGCGGCACGGCGCTCGCCCTGCTGGAGCTGCTGCGCGAGGGCATCACCAGCGGCCATGCGCTGCACGGTGCCCAGGTGAAGAAGGCGGTGGAGGCGCTGCTCAACCTCGCCAGCCAGCTCACCGGCGCGCCCGAGGTGGCCGAGCTGGCGCTGGGCGTGGCGTGGCTCGTGGCGGCGGGGCCCCGCACCCGCGGCCGCATCGAGCAGGCCGCGAAGCCCCTGTCCGGGCTCGCCGCCCGGCTGGGCAATGACGTCGAGCTGCGTCAGCACGTGGACACGCTCGCCACGCGCTGA
- a CDS encoding MerR family transcriptional regulator, which translates to MNTRKTQSEWKLAELAEEAGVSPRTVRYYVQRGLLPAPPFKGPDTVYGEEHLIRLKAIRVLQARFLPLDAIQAELLRLTPDELRKLAESDPTPTPPTYGPATPADPQIVAPAPPVRRPNGASNYQRWELAPGLELHVSDSAEAKTRALAERVRALIEEFQDKEKP; encoded by the coding sequence GTGAACACGCGGAAGACACAGAGCGAGTGGAAGCTGGCGGAGCTGGCCGAGGAGGCGGGCGTCTCGCCACGCACGGTGCGCTACTACGTCCAGCGGGGACTGCTCCCCGCGCCTCCCTTCAAGGGACCGGACACCGTGTATGGCGAGGAGCACCTCATCCGGCTCAAGGCCATCCGGGTCCTCCAGGCACGGTTCCTCCCCCTGGACGCCATCCAGGCGGAGCTGCTGCGCCTGACACCCGACGAGCTGCGAAAGCTCGCCGAGTCGGACCCCACCCCCACGCCGCCCACGTACGGGCCGGCGACCCCGGCGGATCCACAAATCGTGGCACCGGCGCCCCCCGTCCGGCGTCCCAACGGGGCGTCGAATTACCAGCGGTGGGAGCTGGCTCCCGGGCTGGAGCTGCACGTTTCGGATTCAGCAGAAGCCAAGACTCGCGCGCTCGCTGAGCGGGTGCGCGCCCTCATCGAAGAGTTCCAGGACAAGGAGAAGCCATGA
- a CDS encoding DUF2721 domain-containing protein — MNGAEGLDVSSIRLIGTAVTPAVMVSACGIVATGLDNQIARMTTRMREMLREVRLLPEGHSRREVLRQEVDILDRRHAILARAIALTYTALLSFVVTSLLYLTKRQLDIPEPLPVVAFALGVLLLGAVAVLALASLRLSRLAIQLEREELFGSKRGPRSS, encoded by the coding sequence ATGAACGGTGCGGAAGGGTTGGACGTCTCGTCGATACGGTTGATTGGGACGGCGGTGACGCCGGCGGTGATGGTGTCGGCGTGCGGCATCGTGGCGACGGGGTTGGACAATCAGATTGCGCGGATGACGACGCGGATGCGGGAGATGTTGAGGGAGGTGCGGTTGTTGCCGGAGGGGCACTCGCGGCGGGAGGTGTTGCGGCAGGAGGTGGACATCCTGGACCGGCGACACGCGATTCTGGCGAGGGCCATCGCGCTCACGTACACGGCGCTGTTGTCGTTCGTGGTGACGTCGCTGCTGTACCTGACGAAGCGTCAGCTCGACATCCCGGAGCCATTGCCGGTGGTGGCGTTCGCGCTGGGCGTGTTGTTGCTGGGCGCGGTGGCGGTGCTGGCGCTGGCTTCGTTGAGACTGAGCCGGCTGGCCATCCAGTTGGAGCGCGAGGAACTCTTCGGGAGCAAGCGCGGGCCGCGGTCGAGTTAG
- a CDS encoding slipin family protein — protein MTDVFGLLGFLIPLGIVFLLFLSGVRIVNEYQNGVVFRLGRYVGLKRAGFRWLIPFVERMVIIDLRTVARDVPPQDVITRDNVSVKVNAVVYFRVIQADKAVLQVEDYLYATSQLAQTTLRAILGQVELDQLLTERERINREIQQVLDAHTDPWGIKVSNVEVKHIDLPLEMQRAIARQAEAERERRAKIIAAEGEHQAAEKLSMAADVLSRNPATLQLRYLQTLVEITTGGNHTILPIPLDILRAVGAAAARSGFGSRDDSRHELDDDEESPPAGGLT, from the coding sequence ATGACCGACGTGTTCGGACTGCTCGGATTCCTCATCCCCCTGGGCATCGTCTTCCTGCTGTTCCTCTCCGGCGTGCGCATCGTCAACGAGTACCAGAACGGCGTGGTGTTCCGACTGGGACGCTACGTGGGGCTGAAGCGCGCGGGCTTCCGCTGGCTCATCCCCTTCGTGGAGCGCATGGTCATCATCGACCTGCGCACGGTGGCTCGCGACGTGCCACCGCAGGACGTCATCACACGGGACAACGTCAGCGTGAAGGTCAACGCCGTCGTCTACTTCCGCGTCATCCAGGCGGACAAGGCCGTGCTCCAGGTGGAGGACTATCTCTACGCCACCAGTCAGCTCGCGCAGACCACGCTGCGCGCGATTCTGGGGCAGGTGGAGCTGGACCAGTTGCTCACGGAGCGCGAGCGCATCAACCGCGAAATCCAGCAGGTGCTCGACGCGCACACGGACCCGTGGGGCATCAAGGTCTCCAACGTGGAGGTGAAGCACATCGACCTGCCGCTGGAGATGCAGCGAGCCATCGCACGACAGGCCGAGGCGGAGCGCGAGCGCCGCGCGAAGATCATCGCCGCCGAGGGCGAGCACCAGGCCGCCGAGAAGCTCTCCATGGCCGCGGACGTGCTCAGCCGCAACCCGGCCACGCTCCAGCTTCGTTATCTCCAGACGCTGGTGGAGATCACGACGGGAGGAAACCACACCATCCTCCCCATCCCGCTCGACATCCTGCGCGCCGTCGGCGCCGCGGCGGCCCGGAGCGGCTTCGGCTCGCGTGACGACTCACGCCACGAGCTCGATGACGATGAGGAGAGCCCTCCAGCGGGCGGACTCACCTAA
- a CDS encoding NfeD family protein, which produces MGLLLSLSLGLLAATPPTEVPHDTVARCELDGVVDSGSGAYLVDCVRRAELGGHSALLVRLDTPGGSLEATHAIVRAFLGSSVPVLVWVGPSGAHAGSAGVFITLASNVASMAPGTRIGAAHPVVGLTGEDPETAGGTQLARKAENDTVAFAESIAKQRGRNASWAASAVRDSIAVSADQARELRVVEYLSSSEEEFLDQVHGRAVQVASGDTVRLDTRDARFVELAPGVSQRLVHAIAHPSLVYLLFLMAALGLVVELTHPGGIAPGLLGAVALVLALMASSALPVRMGALLLLLLGVALIVAELFVTSGLLGAAGVVLLGLGGLFLVDRFDPGWFVDPSFRVTWAWLVPTTLVLAGATAYIAWRGAQTRKLPQLGGDAGLVGEEGTTLSPTSPENGEVFVHGERWRATSPKPIRRGAHVVVRRVDGLTLFVDEVKP; this is translated from the coding sequence ATGGGGCTCCTGTTGTCATTGTCGTTGGGATTGCTCGCGGCGACACCGCCGACAGAGGTTCCTCACGACACGGTGGCTCGCTGCGAGCTGGATGGCGTGGTCGACTCCGGCTCGGGCGCTTATCTGGTCGACTGCGTGCGACGCGCGGAGCTGGGTGGGCACTCGGCGCTGCTGGTCCGATTGGATACTCCGGGGGGCTCGTTGGAGGCCACGCACGCCATCGTGCGCGCCTTCCTGGGCTCGTCCGTGCCCGTGCTCGTCTGGGTGGGCCCCTCTGGTGCGCATGCGGGTAGCGCGGGCGTGTTCATCACCCTCGCGTCGAATGTGGCCTCCATGGCTCCTGGCACGCGAATCGGCGCCGCGCATCCCGTGGTGGGACTCACCGGTGAAGACCCGGAGACGGCGGGAGGTACACAGCTCGCGCGGAAGGCGGAGAACGATACCGTCGCCTTCGCGGAGAGCATCGCGAAGCAGCGCGGGCGCAATGCCTCCTGGGCCGCCTCCGCCGTGCGCGACAGCATCGCCGTCAGCGCCGACCAGGCGCGAGAGCTGCGCGTGGTGGAGTACCTGTCCTCCAGTGAAGAGGAGTTCCTCGACCAGGTGCATGGACGCGCGGTCCAGGTGGCCAGCGGAGACACCGTGCGCCTGGACACTCGCGATGCGCGGTTCGTGGAGTTGGCGCCTGGCGTGTCCCAGCGATTGGTCCATGCGATTGCGCATCCCTCGCTCGTCTACCTGTTGTTCCTCATGGCCGCGCTCGGGCTCGTCGTCGAGCTGACGCATCCAGGCGGCATCGCGCCGGGGCTCCTCGGCGCGGTGGCGCTGGTGCTCGCGTTGATGGCGTCCTCCGCGCTGCCCGTTCGCATGGGGGCGCTGCTGCTGTTGCTGCTCGGGGTGGCGCTCATCGTCGCGGAGCTGTTCGTCACGAGTGGACTGCTCGGGGCCGCGGGGGTCGTGTTGTTGGGATTGGGTGGACTGTTCCTCGTGGACCGGTTCGACCCGGGCTGGTTCGTGGACCCCTCCTTCCGCGTGACGTGGGCCTGGCTGGTTCCCACCACCCTGGTGCTCGCGGGGGCCACGGCCTACATCGCGTGGCGTGGCGCGCAGACGCGCAAGTTGCCGCAGCTCGGCGGTGACGCGGGGCTCGTCGGCGAGGAGGGCACGACGCTCTCGCCCACTTCGCCCGAGAACGGCGAGGTCTTCGTCCATGGTGAGCGCTGGCGCGCCACCTCTCCCAAGCCCATCCGCCGGGGCGCTCACGTGGTGGTCCGTCGTGTCGACGGGCTCACCCTCTTCGTCGACGAGGTGAAGCCATGA
- a CDS encoding amidohydrolase — MATTVYLAERIWTLDAEHPRARALAVRDGRVLAVGSPDDVRAAAPGAREVDLGDATVVPGLVDAHAHIHGLGRSLTTVRLEKAPSVDEVVRRLAQAPASSFQGDWLLGRGWDQNEWPGGAFPGREELDARFPSTPVFLTRVDHHAAWVNGEALRRAGITRDTQDPEGGRILRDARGEPTGVLVDNAMDVVAAAMPPPTKEQLETRLRAALVRCARVGLTGIHDAGMDLDAFRVLQQWDAQGTLPLRVYAMAAGQGDERHAYLEQGPWQGRMLTMRAVKFLADGALGSRGAALHEDYSDEPGQRGLLLMSPEELEARTRAFMARGFQVCIHAIGDRANTLVVDVLLRASEATGTQALRHRVEHAQILRREDITRLGAAKLVASVQPTHATSDMPWAETRLGRERLRGAYAWRSLKDAGANLALGSDFPIENPDVLAGLYAARTRQDATGRPEGGWLSEEALTGQEALEGFTLGPAWASFEEARRGRLVPGQDADFVALSVDPVEGAARGLVDARVLATVVAGVEVFRESP; from the coding sequence GTGGCGACCACGGTCTATCTGGCGGAGCGAATCTGGACACTGGATGCCGAGCATCCACGGGCCCGAGCCCTGGCCGTGCGCGATGGCCGCGTGCTGGCCGTGGGCTCACCGGACGACGTGCGAGCCGCCGCTCCAGGCGCGCGCGAGGTGGACCTGGGTGACGCCACGGTGGTCCCTGGTCTGGTGGATGCGCACGCGCACATCCACGGGCTGGGCCGGAGCCTCACCACGGTGCGACTGGAGAAGGCGCCCTCGGTGGACGAGGTGGTGCGTCGACTGGCGCAGGCGCCCGCCTCCAGCTTCCAGGGGGACTGGTTGCTGGGACGTGGCTGGGACCAGAACGAGTGGCCCGGCGGAGCCTTCCCCGGGCGCGAAGAGCTGGATGCGCGCTTCCCGTCGACGCCCGTGTTCCTCACGCGAGTGGACCACCACGCGGCGTGGGTGAACGGCGAGGCGCTCCGACGCGCGGGCATCACCCGAGACACGCAGGACCCGGAAGGTGGCCGCATCCTGCGGGATGCGCGGGGAGAGCCCACGGGAGTGCTCGTGGACAACGCGATGGACGTTGTCGCCGCGGCGATGCCTCCGCCCACGAAAGAGCAACTGGAGACGCGACTGCGTGCGGCGTTGGTGCGCTGTGCCCGGGTGGGCCTGACAGGCATCCACGACGCGGGCATGGACCTGGATGCCTTCCGCGTCCTCCAGCAATGGGACGCACAGGGCACGCTGCCCCTGCGCGTCTACGCGATGGCGGCGGGCCAGGGAGATGAGCGGCACGCGTACCTGGAGCAGGGCCCCTGGCAGGGGCGGATGTTGACGATGCGCGCGGTGAAGTTCCTCGCGGACGGCGCCTTGGGGAGCCGAGGCGCCGCGCTCCACGAGGACTACAGCGACGAGCCCGGCCAGCGCGGGTTGTTGTTGATGTCCCCCGAGGAGCTGGAGGCGAGGACGCGCGCGTTCATGGCGAGGGGCTTCCAGGTCTGCATCCACGCCATTGGAGACCGTGCCAATACCTTGGTCGTGGACGTGCTGCTGCGAGCCTCCGAGGCGACGGGGACGCAGGCGCTGAGACACCGTGTCGAGCACGCGCAGATTCTCCGACGCGAGGACATCACGCGCCTGGGCGCGGCGAAGCTCGTGGCGAGCGTGCAGCCCACCCACGCGACCAGCGACATGCCCTGGGCGGAGACGCGACTGGGCCGCGAGCGGCTGCGCGGAGCCTACGCGTGGCGCAGCTTGAAGGACGCGGGAGCGAACCTCGCGCTGGGCAGCGACTTCCCCATCGAGAACCCGGACGTGCTGGCGGGCCTGTATGCCGCGCGCACGCGTCAGGACGCCACGGGCAGGCCCGAGGGCGGCTGGTTGTCGGAAGAAGCCCTGACCGGACAGGAGGCCCTGGAGGGCTTCACGTTGGGCCCCGCGTGGGCGTCGTTCGAGGAGGCACGGCGCGGACGACTGGTGCCAGGACAGGACGCGGACTTCGTGGCCCTGTCCGTGGACCCGGTGGAGGGCGCCGCGAGGGGCCTGGTGGACGCGCGCGTCCTCGCGACGGTGGTGGCGGGCGTGGAGGTGTTCCGCGAGTCGCCTTGA
- the nhaR gene encoding transcriptional activator NhaR gives MSWLNYHHLLYFWTVARAGSIAKAGEELHLAQPTISSQLKLLEESLGHKLFERQGRKLVLTDVGRTVMRYADEIFRLGNELKNVVAGLPPGQQLRLNVGILDVIPKLVAEQLLKPALEAGPSLRIICREGPLPQLLASLALHELDVVLADAPSSEPVSVRSFNHLLGKCGVSFFAANNLRHLKKDFPRSLDGAPVLLPSDESSVRRSLDLWFERQNLRPLIAGDFDDSALLQAFGQSGHGVFAMPSVIESQMERAFNCSVIGRTDEIETCFYAITVERRLRHPAVVAIAEAARSQIFSV, from the coding sequence ATGAGCTGGCTCAACTACCACCATCTCCTGTATTTCTGGACGGTTGCGCGGGCGGGCAGCATCGCCAAGGCGGGCGAGGAATTGCACCTCGCCCAGCCGACCATCAGCAGCCAGCTCAAGCTGCTGGAGGAGTCGCTGGGCCACAAGCTCTTCGAGCGACAGGGCCGCAAGCTGGTCCTCACGGATGTGGGCCGCACCGTCATGCGGTACGCGGACGAAATCTTCCGCCTGGGCAACGAGCTGAAGAACGTCGTCGCCGGCCTCCCCCCGGGCCAGCAGCTGCGCCTCAACGTGGGCATCCTCGACGTCATCCCGAAGCTGGTGGCCGAGCAGCTCCTCAAGCCCGCGCTCGAGGCGGGGCCCTCCTTGCGCATCATCTGCCGCGAGGGCCCGCTGCCCCAGCTGCTCGCCTCCCTGGCGCTGCATGAGCTGGACGTGGTGCTCGCCGATGCCCCCAGCTCCGAGCCGGTCAGCGTCCGCTCCTTCAACCACTTGCTGGGCAAGTGCGGTGTGTCCTTCTTCGCGGCCAACAACCTGCGCCACCTGAAGAAGGACTTCCCCCGCTCGCTCGACGGCGCGCCCGTGCTGCTCCCCTCGGACGAGTCCTCCGTGCGCCGCTCCTTGGACCTCTGGTTCGAGCGACAGAACCTGCGCCCGCTCATCGCCGGCGACTTCGACGACAGCGCGCTGCTCCAGGCCTTCGGGCAGAGCGGGCACGGCGTGTTCGCCATGCCCTCCGTCATCGAGTCGCAGATGGAGCGCGCCTTCAACTGCTCCGTCATCGGGCGCACCGACGAAATCGAGACCTGCTTCTACGCCATCACCGTCGAGCGCCGCCTGCGCCACCCCGCCGTCGTGGCCATCGCCGAAGCGGCGCGTTCGCAGATCTTCAGCGTGTGA
- a CDS encoding sigma-70 family RNA polymerase sigma factor, with the protein MEAIEVSEFCESPELEVPGAVVEARVREHLKLVERLAWKYRWTGLPQDELVAEGNVGLMEAAGRFEDRGVPFGAYASQWIRARIRAYVGRNWSMAGGRAPWVVFQLRRERARLEARWGEGHPEVVRRLAGALGKKEEDVARAAESLTRDLSLDAPVTQDGDVTRLEVLEGDFESQEDSVDREQWAARLRASVEAAWPELDARERALVEERMMVEEGVSAEFLAQRFGVTAVRIRQIEQGLRAKLKKRLTASLTTWDAEAMPRAA; encoded by the coding sequence ATGGAAGCCATCGAGGTGAGCGAGTTCTGCGAGTCCCCTGAGCTTGAGGTGCCGGGCGCGGTGGTCGAGGCGCGGGTACGCGAGCACCTGAAACTGGTGGAGCGGCTGGCATGGAAGTACCGCTGGACGGGGTTGCCGCAGGACGAGCTGGTGGCGGAGGGCAACGTCGGGCTGATGGAGGCGGCGGGGCGGTTCGAGGACCGGGGGGTTCCGTTCGGGGCGTACGCGAGTCAGTGGATTCGGGCGCGCATCCGGGCGTACGTGGGGCGTAACTGGAGCATGGCGGGTGGGCGGGCGCCCTGGGTGGTGTTCCAGCTGCGGCGGGAGCGGGCGCGGCTGGAGGCCCGGTGGGGGGAGGGGCATCCGGAGGTGGTGCGGCGGCTGGCGGGGGCGCTGGGCAAGAAGGAGGAGGACGTGGCCCGGGCGGCGGAGTCGCTGACGCGTGACTTGTCGCTGGACGCGCCGGTGACGCAGGACGGGGACGTGACGCGGCTGGAGGTGTTGGAGGGGGACTTCGAGTCGCAGGAGGACTCGGTGGACCGGGAGCAGTGGGCGGCGAGGCTGCGGGCGAGCGTGGAGGCGGCCTGGCCGGAGCTGGACGCGCGGGAGCGGGCGTTGGTGGAGGAGCGGATGATGGTGGAGGAGGGGGTGAGCGCGGAGTTCCTGGCCCAGCGCTTCGGGGTGACGGCGGTGCGCATCCGGCAGATCGAGCAGGGGCTGAGGGCGAAGCTGAAGAAGAGGCTCACGGCCAGTCTGACGACCTGGGACGCGGAGGCGATGCCGCGGGCGGCGTGA
- a CDS encoding M16 family metallopeptidase: MFRQSLLWTSCLALLAAPVAGAQTQAKAPKPAAASSQKLGANVETRTFKNGLKVIVWPDHDIPNVALFNWFRVGSRNEYPGITGLSHFFEHMMFNGAKKFGPGEFDRVMEANGGANNAFTSEDVTVYQDWFPRSALDIIFQLEADRLQHLSFDPKVIESERGVVYSERRSSVDNNNMGALAEQVQATAFVAHPYQFPVIGWPSDIESWRIEDLQRYFKTYYAPNNGTLLVTGAVTPAEVFTLVEKYLEPIPSQPAPEPVRTKEPEQQGERRVVVKKVSQSPLLQLAYHGIAGNDADAEALTLLLNILGDGDSSRLHRRLVEEERVAIRAGTMYSPGFDPGLVWLTADLPAGGDLARAEALLTEEVARVAKDGVTEAELRKARNITLANHWRSLETISGRAYTLGASEVFRGDYRKVFDAPARYERVTREDLRKVAARIFVTQRRTVGWLVPTDAAEVATPAARKDATR, from the coding sequence ATGTTCCGTCAGTCCCTCCTCTGGACGTCGTGCCTGGCGCTGCTGGCGGCTCCTGTCGCCGGCGCCCAGACACAGGCCAAGGCCCCCAAGCCCGCCGCCGCGTCCTCCCAGAAGCTCGGCGCCAACGTCGAGACGCGCACCTTCAAGAACGGCCTCAAGGTCATCGTCTGGCCGGACCACGACATCCCCAACGTCGCCCTCTTCAACTGGTTCCGCGTCGGCAGCCGCAACGAGTACCCCGGCATCACCGGCCTGTCCCACTTCTTCGAACACATGATGTTCAACGGCGCCAAGAAGTTCGGCCCCGGTGAGTTCGACCGCGTCATGGAGGCCAACGGCGGCGCCAACAACGCCTTCACCTCCGAGGACGTCACCGTCTACCAGGACTGGTTCCCCCGCTCCGCCCTCGACATCATCTTCCAGCTCGAGGCCGACCGGCTCCAACACCTGTCCTTCGACCCCAAGGTCATCGAGTCCGAGCGCGGCGTCGTCTACTCGGAGCGCCGCTCCAGCGTGGACAACAACAACATGGGCGCCCTCGCCGAACAGGTCCAGGCCACCGCCTTCGTCGCCCACCCCTACCAGTTCCCCGTCATCGGCTGGCCGTCCGACATCGAGTCGTGGCGCATCGAAGACCTCCAGCGCTACTTCAAGACCTACTACGCCCCCAACAACGGCACCCTCCTCGTCACCGGCGCCGTCACCCCCGCCGAAGTCTTCACCCTCGTCGAGAAGTACCTCGAGCCCATCCCCTCGCAGCCCGCTCCCGAGCCCGTCCGCACCAAGGAGCCGGAACAACAGGGCGAGCGCCGCGTCGTCGTGAAGAAGGTCTCCCAGTCCCCCCTGCTCCAGCTCGCCTACCACGGCATCGCCGGCAATGACGCGGACGCCGAGGCCCTCACCCTGCTCCTCAACATCCTCGGCGACGGTGACTCGTCCCGGCTCCACCGCCGCCTGGTGGAGGAGGAGCGCGTCGCCATCCGCGCCGGCACCATGTACTCGCCCGGCTTCGACCCCGGCCTCGTCTGGCTCACCGCGGACCTGCCCGCCGGCGGCGACCTCGCCCGCGCCGAGGCCCTCCTCACCGAGGAGGTCGCCCGCGTCGCCAAGGACGGCGTCACCGAGGCCGAGCTGCGCAAGGCGCGCAACATCACCCTCGCCAACCACTGGCGCTCGCTGGAGACCATCAGCGGCCGCGCGTACACGCTCGGCGCCTCCGAGGTCTTCCGCGGCGACTACCGCAAGGTCTTCGACGCGCCCGCCCGCTACGAGCGCGTCACCCGCGAGGACCTCCGCAAGGTGGCCGCCCGCATCTTCGTCACCCAGCGCCGCACCGTCGGCTGGCTCGTCCCCACCGACGCCGCCGAAGTCGCCACCCCCGCCGCTCGCAAGGACGCCACGCGATGA